In Novipirellula galeiformis, one DNA window encodes the following:
- a CDS encoding PSD1 and planctomycete cytochrome C domain-containing protein — translation MFRSATCASLTLLCWFLVCWPDGSANLGATETLTQSQRDFFEAKIRPVLVKECYGCHSTQTGNAKGGLRLDTKELAEMGGNSGAAIVPGDLDESLLYNAITHQDFVMPPKRKLSENVIADFRTWIEMGAPDPRITAPSVLKTQISDEDIEQAKAEFWAYKLPQKSAAPAVQHAQWSRTVVDPFILAKLEASGMKPAADAEPQQILRRLCFDLIGLPPSLEQLEYFEKHYHDDPDNAIAYVVDRLLEKPQFGERWGRHWLDVVRYAESNGREVNMTFPHAWRYRDYVIDAFNEDKPYDRFLKEQLAGDLLPADSDAQWAENLIATGFLAIGPKSLAEQNQTQFTADLIDEQIDTTTRAMLGTSVACARCHDHKFDPIPQTDYYALAGIFHNTIAYYGTPASKYGNIRGAQNRHSSNLLRLPVEDPNEFDRRFSTKELATLNAELEETIEALVEYRRNRRQNAASNNVSVQNFVRLQSKAEALSSILGGVDKAGNPNSYCMGVQAVEQPRDVRVLVRGEVAQPAQIVPRGFPRVLSEQAPAIPAQSSGRLELAQWIASRDNPLTARVMVNRIWQHLIGHGIVRSPENFGATGQPPTHPELLDTLAIEFMDSGWSVKSMVRLVATSRVYRISTRFDQAHFEQDPDNEQYWRATPRRLDAEALRDAMLFASGNLDLQRPRGSEVAKVGYMRVRDGNLFNPASLLTAQGVGRDAIGMNRIGTAGVMNDGPMNNGPMMGRPGMLRPMMEQALANRRSGGDRLDMTAATFRSIYMPIVRGQEPRALKVFDFAEPSMIVGARESSSTPNQSLFMMNNSFVLNQSDALAKRVLLSSPHRDEQIKMLFRTLYSRDPYPSEVAAIESFAEQFQVAGHESVRATKTLSAICQSLLASAEFRYLD, via the coding sequence ATGTTTCGATCGGCCACGTGTGCGTCCTTGACCCTACTTTGCTGGTTCCTAGTTTGCTGGCCCGATGGCTCAGCCAATCTCGGGGCGACCGAAACGCTGACGCAATCCCAGCGTGATTTCTTTGAAGCAAAGATCCGGCCAGTGCTTGTCAAAGAGTGCTATGGATGCCACTCCACTCAAACGGGCAACGCCAAAGGGGGCTTACGACTCGACACCAAAGAGCTCGCCGAAATGGGAGGCAATAGTGGGGCAGCCATCGTTCCGGGAGATCTCGACGAAAGCCTGCTGTACAACGCGATCACCCATCAAGATTTCGTGATGCCACCGAAGCGAAAGCTTTCCGAAAATGTGATCGCCGACTTTCGCACTTGGATCGAAATGGGAGCACCGGATCCTCGCATCACGGCCCCTTCAGTGCTGAAAACCCAAATCAGTGACGAAGACATCGAGCAAGCCAAAGCGGAGTTCTGGGCTTACAAGCTGCCACAGAAATCGGCGGCTCCGGCGGTTCAACATGCCCAATGGTCTCGCACCGTGGTCGATCCCTTCATCCTTGCCAAGCTCGAAGCGTCGGGGATGAAGCCCGCCGCCGATGCCGAGCCACAGCAAATCCTGCGTCGCTTGTGCTTTGACCTGATCGGCTTGCCACCAAGTCTGGAACAGCTCGAGTATTTCGAAAAGCACTACCACGACGATCCCGACAACGCGATCGCGTACGTTGTCGATCGATTGCTCGAAAAGCCACAATTTGGTGAACGCTGGGGACGTCACTGGTTAGACGTGGTTCGCTATGCCGAATCCAATGGCCGCGAAGTCAACATGACCTTTCCCCATGCGTGGCGTTACCGCGACTATGTCATCGACGCGTTCAACGAAGACAAACCCTACGATCGATTTTTAAAAGAGCAACTCGCGGGCGATTTGTTACCCGCCGATTCGGATGCCCAATGGGCCGAGAACTTGATCGCGACCGGCTTTTTAGCGATCGGTCCGAAGAGTTTGGCGGAACAAAATCAGACTCAATTCACTGCCGACCTGATCGACGAACAAATCGACACGACCACCCGTGCGATGCTGGGCACTTCGGTAGCATGTGCGCGGTGCCACGACCATAAATTTGATCCGATCCCGCAAACCGACTACTACGCATTAGCTGGCATTTTCCACAATACAATCGCCTATTACGGAACCCCGGCGTCGAAGTATGGGAACATCCGCGGCGCCCAAAATCGCCATTCCAGCAACCTGTTGCGTTTGCCGGTGGAAGACCCCAACGAATTCGACCGCCGCTTCTCGACGAAGGAGCTCGCCACACTGAATGCCGAGCTTGAGGAAACGATCGAGGCGTTAGTCGAATATCGCCGAAATCGTCGCCAAAACGCTGCGTCCAATAACGTCTCGGTGCAAAACTTCGTCCGTCTGCAAAGCAAGGCCGAAGCGTTGTCCTCGATCCTCGGTGGCGTCGACAAGGCGGGCAATCCGAACTCGTATTGCATGGGCGTCCAAGCGGTCGAGCAGCCTCGTGATGTGCGCGTCCTGGTGCGTGGCGAAGTCGCTCAACCGGCGCAAATCGTGCCGCGAGGTTTTCCCCGCGTGCTGAGCGAGCAAGCCCCCGCGATCCCCGCTCAATCCAGTGGACGCCTCGAACTCGCCCAGTGGATTGCCAGCCGCGACAACCCGCTAACCGCCCGGGTGATGGTGAACCGAATCTGGCAACATTTAATCGGCCACGGGATCGTTCGCTCGCCCGAGAATTTTGGAGCGACGGGACAACCGCCGACGCATCCCGAATTGCTCGATACCTTGGCAATCGAATTCATGGATTCAGGATGGTCCGTCAAGTCGATGGTGCGTCTCGTTGCAACCTCGCGAGTCTATCGGATCAGCACCCGGTTTGACCAAGCCCACTTCGAACAAGATCCCGATAACGAGCAATACTGGCGAGCCACTCCCCGGCGACTCGACGCCGAGGCGCTTCGCGATGCGATGCTTTTTGCTTCTGGAAATCTCGACCTCCAACGTCCCCGTGGATCCGAAGTCGCCAAGGTGGGCTACATGCGAGTCCGCGACGGCAATCTGTTTAACCCCGCTTCGCTTTTGACCGCGCAGGGTGTGGGCCGAGATGCGATCGGGATGAACCGAATCGGCACCGCTGGAGTGATGAATGATGGGCCAATGAATAATGGGCCGATGATGGGGCGACCGGGGATGCTGCGTCCCATGATGGAGCAAGCTTTGGCGAACCGACGCAGCGGTGGCGATCGACTCGACATGACCGCCGCGACCTTCCGCAGCATTTACATGCCGATCGTACGAGGACAAGAACCGCGAGCATTGAAGGTGTTCGACTTTGCTGAACCGAGCATGATTGTCGGAGCACGCGAATCGTCTAGCACTCCCAATCAATCGTTGTTCATGATGAACAATTCGTTTGTGCTGAACCAATCCGATGCCTTGGCGAAACGTGTCTTGTTGTCGAGCCCACATCGTGATGAACAAATCAAGATGTTGTTTCGAACGCTCTACAGCCGTGATCCTTATCCATCCGAAGTGGCTGCGATCGAGTCGTTTGCAGAGCAATTCCAGGTCGCTGGTCATGAATCGGTGCGAGCCACCAAAACGCTTTCGGCGATTTGCCAATCGTTGCTGGCGTCTGCCGAATTTCGTTATTTGGATTGA
- a CDS encoding 3-keto-disaccharide hydrolase: MPRLPLSLLSVCLSLVTLTAFADEPAKNASEFVTLFNGTDLDGWDGDPRFWSVKDGVIHGESTKELTPKGNTFLIWTGGKPQDFELRLSFRCTATNNSGIQYRSTRVSGKGIGNDWVVKGYQHELRNENKFPNVPSFIYDERGSRGRICLVGEKAVWTSEGKKVLDNSLIDAAAFKELMNIDDWNDVVIIAKGNHIQHFLNGKLVLDFTDEHPKLALHEGVIALQIHAGAPMWTEFKNIQLREIK; this comes from the coding sequence ATGCCCCGCCTGCCCCTTTCCCTTCTCTCTGTTTGCCTCAGTTTGGTGACGCTGACCGCGTTTGCCGACGAACCCGCCAAAAACGCGTCTGAATTTGTCACGTTGTTTAATGGCACAGATCTTGACGGTTGGGATGGTGACCCGCGTTTTTGGTCGGTCAAAGATGGCGTGATCCATGGCGAATCGACCAAAGAACTGACTCCCAAAGGCAATACATTCCTGATCTGGACCGGCGGAAAGCCACAGGACTTTGAGCTCCGACTCTCCTTCCGTTGTACTGCGACGAACAACTCGGGAATCCAGTACCGATCGACACGCGTCAGCGGCAAAGGCATCGGCAACGATTGGGTTGTCAAAGGCTACCAACACGAGCTGCGCAACGAAAACAAATTCCCCAACGTTCCCTCGTTCATCTATGACGAGCGTGGCTCGCGTGGTCGAATTTGCTTGGTAGGCGAAAAAGCGGTTTGGACTTCCGAGGGCAAAAAAGTGCTCGACAACTCGCTCATCGACGCCGCAGCCTTTAAGGAATTGATGAACATCGACGACTGGAATGACGTCGTCATCATCGCCAAAGGAAACCACATTCAACACTTCCTCAATGGCAAACTCGTCTTGGATTTCACCGACGAACATCCCAAACTCGCCCTCCACGAGGGAGTGATTGCGTTGCAAATCCACGCCGGGGCACCGATGTGGACTGAATTCAAAAACATTCAGCTTCGCGAAATCAAGTAA
- a CDS encoding sulfatase yields the protein MFCKLKSLVRCGSLGVVGLAWIGLVDVAIVLAQESAQEPAAVTVPTRPNVLFLISDDLNNAVGCYRHPLVKTPHLDRLARRGVRFERAYCQYPLCGPSRNSMLTGLYPNSTGIHQNSQIFRQTIPSHLALPQAFRLDGYFAARIGKLYHYNVPKSVGTNGHDDPGSWELELNPAGCDRLLEEPDIFSLRKNAFGGTLSWYASPRGDRLHTDGMLADDACWVLERCAKRNDRPFFLAVGFYRPHTPYVAPKPYFEQYDRTQMPLVANVQDDVKDLPKAALGSHKKEHERLTDPLRREAIQAYFASITFMDAQVGRVLDRLESLGLAENTIVVFTSDHGYHLGEHGLWQKMSLFEESARVPMIIAAPGAAENKVAPSPVGLIDLYPTLTELCGVKSPGNLQGQSLVPILKDPAQKGRGWTLTQVARGGGKNRFFGYSLRTPQWRYTEWDEGKAGRELYDHDADPTEQNNLADAESHAATVKELSAMLHQALPSTFPEDGEIPALSATVWAPNLTNP from the coding sequence ATGTTTTGTAAACTCAAATCGCTTGTACGGTGCGGGAGCTTGGGGGTGGTCGGGCTGGCTTGGATCGGCTTGGTCGATGTCGCAATCGTGCTGGCTCAGGAGTCGGCTCAGGAACCCGCTGCGGTGACGGTTCCGACGCGTCCCAATGTGTTGTTTCTGATCTCGGATGACCTCAATAACGCCGTCGGATGTTATCGTCATCCATTGGTGAAAACGCCTCATCTCGATCGTCTTGCTCGTCGCGGGGTTCGCTTCGAGCGAGCTTATTGTCAATATCCGCTGTGCGGACCAAGTCGGAATTCGATGCTGACCGGATTGTATCCCAACAGTACGGGGATCCATCAAAACAGTCAAATCTTTCGGCAAACGATTCCATCGCATCTCGCTTTGCCACAAGCGTTTCGGTTGGACGGCTATTTCGCCGCTCGGATTGGAAAACTATATCACTACAATGTTCCCAAAAGTGTCGGCACCAACGGGCACGACGATCCGGGGTCCTGGGAACTCGAGCTGAATCCGGCGGGATGCGATCGGTTGCTAGAAGAGCCCGATATCTTTTCGCTTCGCAAAAATGCATTCGGCGGAACGTTGTCTTGGTATGCGTCCCCGCGGGGCGATCGGTTGCACACTGATGGGATGTTGGCCGACGACGCGTGTTGGGTGCTCGAGCGATGTGCAAAACGCAACGACCGTCCCTTCTTTTTAGCGGTCGGTTTTTATCGCCCCCACACTCCGTATGTGGCTCCAAAGCCTTACTTTGAACAATACGATCGCACTCAAATGCCGTTGGTCGCGAATGTCCAAGACGATGTCAAGGATCTTCCCAAGGCGGCGCTGGGCAGTCACAAAAAAGAGCATGAACGGCTAACCGATCCACTCCGACGCGAAGCGATTCAAGCGTACTTTGCCAGTATCACGTTCATGGATGCTCAAGTCGGCCGGGTGTTGGACCGTCTGGAGTCGTTGGGGCTCGCCGAAAATACAATCGTCGTGTTTACAAGCGATCATGGTTACCATCTGGGCGAACATGGTTTGTGGCAAAAGATGAGCTTGTTTGAAGAGAGTGCTCGGGTGCCGATGATCATCGCCGCACCTGGGGCCGCAGAGAACAAAGTCGCCCCGTCTCCGGTCGGATTGATCGATTTGTACCCTACGCTGACGGAGCTGTGTGGTGTCAAATCGCCCGGCAATTTGCAAGGTCAATCACTGGTCCCGATCCTGAAAGATCCAGCACAGAAAGGTCGTGGATGGACGCTCACGCAAGTCGCACGCGGTGGCGGGAAGAACCGATTCTTTGGCTACAGCCTGCGTACGCCTCAGTGGCGGTACACCGAATGGGACGAAGGCAAAGCGGGACGAGAGCTGTACGATCACGACGCGGACCCGACCGAGCAAAATAATCTTGCCGATGCTGAGTCGCATGCCGCGACGGTCAAGGAATTGTCGGCGATGCTTCATCAAGCGTTGCCAAGCACGTTCCCGGAGGATGGGGAGATACCGGCGTTGTCAGCGACGGTTTGGGCACCGAATTTGACGAACCCTTGA
- a CDS encoding radical SAM protein, translating into MYFRLASRLLLEPDKRLLAKAAWTLGVRGLWSVHKHKQRLKRGDFFPPFLYLSVINSCNLRCQGCWVDVAAKQHRIEFEAANKVIAEAKAMGNRFFGILGGEPFMHKDLLKIFAANRDVYFQVFTNGHFITDEVAAELRRLGNVTPLISVEGSEIVSDTRRGREGVLNQTMQGLETALRHRLLVGVCTSVCKSNIDDLVSNAWVDRLIEMGVMYCWYHIYRPVGPESNPDLALSSEEQRRVRQFVVDTRATKPIVVIDAYHDDAGNALCPAATGFTHHVGPWGDIEPCPVIQLATESIHDDRSLKDTFNQSEFLRDFRELTAQHTRGCVIMERPDLLVQLAEKHGARDTTARTKVIDELNAVSPRRSQYQPGDEIPERSFVYRWAKKYAFNDFGTYSRHFDASKYQDPDQSAGDAKPKSELPILNREAIDPGR; encoded by the coding sequence ATGTACTTTCGTCTCGCCAGTCGATTACTTCTCGAACCCGACAAGCGTCTGCTCGCAAAAGCGGCGTGGACCTTGGGGGTTCGCGGTTTGTGGAGTGTTCACAAACACAAGCAACGATTGAAACGCGGAGACTTTTTCCCACCGTTTTTATATCTGTCGGTGATCAACAGCTGCAACCTACGCTGCCAAGGTTGCTGGGTCGACGTGGCTGCCAAACAACATCGGATTGAATTCGAGGCCGCCAACAAAGTGATTGCCGAAGCCAAAGCGATGGGCAATCGTTTCTTCGGCATTCTGGGTGGCGAACCTTTCATGCACAAAGATTTGCTCAAGATCTTTGCTGCAAATCGCGACGTCTACTTCCAAGTTTTCACCAACGGCCATTTCATCACCGATGAAGTCGCCGCAGAACTGCGCCGCCTCGGCAATGTCACCCCCCTGATCAGCGTCGAAGGCTCCGAAATCGTCAGCGATACTCGGCGCGGCCGCGAGGGCGTGTTGAACCAGACGATGCAAGGACTCGAGACCGCCCTTCGCCATCGGTTGCTCGTCGGTGTTTGCACGAGTGTTTGCAAATCGAATATCGACGATCTGGTCAGCAACGCTTGGGTGGACCGCTTGATCGAGATGGGGGTCATGTATTGCTGGTATCACATCTATCGCCCGGTGGGTCCCGAGTCCAACCCCGACCTTGCCTTGTCGAGCGAAGAGCAACGCCGGGTGCGGCAATTTGTAGTCGACACGCGAGCGACCAAGCCGATCGTCGTGATCGATGCCTATCACGACGACGCCGGCAATGCCCTTTGCCCGGCTGCCACCGGGTTCACCCATCATGTCGGTCCGTGGGGTGATATCGAACCGTGTCCGGTGATCCAACTTGCCACCGAATCGATCCACGATGATCGATCGCTCAAAGACACGTTCAATCAGTCTGAGTTTTTGCGAGACTTTCGTGAACTGACCGCTCAACACACACGCGGCTGTGTGATCATGGAGCGGCCCGACTTGTTGGTCCAACTTGCGGAAAAGCATGGTGCTCGCGATACGACGGCTCGCACCAAGGTGATCGACGAACTCAACGCCGTCTCGCCACGTCGCAGCCAATACCAACCGGGCGATGAAATCCCCGAACGCAGCTTCGTCTATCGCTGGGCCAAGAAGTACGCCTTTAACGACTTCGGAACCTACAGCCGGCATTTCGATGCCAGCAAGTACCAAGACCCCGATCAATCCGCGGGCGATGCGAAACCGAAAAGCGAATTGCCGATCTTGAATCGCGAAGCGATTGATCCGGGACGATGA
- a CDS encoding DUF2293 domain-containing protein yields the protein MSNQTFAPGPTENTVRDSEGKTHTPPAHWALLPPGDAALTRRVKAAGEHWIVQEKKGRRMFSKGIWAPATTIEKIKAVLEVERSSESYAKRKVADKQRRDRTQAAYVDEFFDSVVSYLDFHPLHDAIARKMARAITDHATPVGSGTVARTKRISVEQRAEAAVIAWMRHQTTAYDSMVIPRVKGKRREVRRMLAGRSKELLHQYRQNQVSSLDCPLIKALTAPANG from the coding sequence ATGAGCAACCAGACGTTCGCCCCCGGACCGACCGAAAACACCGTCCGTGATTCGGAAGGCAAAACCCACACCCCGCCCGCCCATTGGGCTCTATTGCCCCCGGGAGACGCCGCGCTGACACGTCGTGTGAAAGCGGCAGGTGAGCACTGGATCGTTCAAGAGAAAAAGGGACGCCGAATGTTTTCCAAGGGAATTTGGGCTCCCGCAACCACCATTGAGAAAATAAAGGCGGTGCTCGAGGTCGAGCGTTCAAGCGAAAGCTACGCCAAACGCAAGGTTGCCGATAAACAACGACGCGATCGAACCCAAGCGGCTTACGTCGATGAATTTTTCGACTCGGTCGTCTCCTATCTCGATTTTCATCCCCTACATGACGCGATTGCTCGCAAGATGGCGCGAGCGATTACTGATCACGCCACGCCGGTCGGTAGCGGAACGGTCGCTCGTACCAAACGGATCTCGGTCGAACAACGCGCCGAGGCCGCCGTGATCGCCTGGATGCGGCACCAAACGACCGCCTACGATTCGATGGTGATCCCACGCGTCAAAGGAAAGCGACGCGAAGTGCGACGCATGCTAGCGGGACGCTCCAAAGAGCTGCTGCATCAATACCGGCAAAACCAAGTCAGCTCGCTGGATTGTCCCCTAATCAAAGCATTAACCGCTCCAGCGAATGGATAG
- a CDS encoding DNA integrity scanning protein DisA nucleotide-binding domain protein, whose amino-acid sequence MATQRLTKHNAAMIRAAIDLFRDRGADALLLLLDGSTDWKRISEMAQPLDKPFIVAVDSAHDLEGASEAGLKPLALNKEKAPLLERLQHALLEAAADELIRTNGEVVALYSGFQHGRLDSISHLQLDERMRQLTSRDLQMLESRVPLKTIKAVIDLAAQIGREGREGKPVGTLFVVGDTRKVIEHANDSGVDPFRGYNRKQRNLLDRKVQEDAKEVAQLDGAFIIASDGVIEKSRQMLEVSHEDLTMSKGLGARHWAAAAISRKTKAIAVVVSQSTGTVRLYQDGHLVMRIEPMDKAVKWQEFNFEPPSSSPPDN is encoded by the coding sequence ATGGCGACACAACGTCTGACGAAACATAACGCGGCCATGATTCGCGCGGCGATCGATCTTTTTCGTGATCGAGGCGCCGATGCGTTGCTGCTGCTTTTAGATGGATCGACCGACTGGAAACGTATCTCCGAGATGGCTCAGCCGCTCGACAAACCCTTTATTGTCGCGGTGGATTCAGCGCATGATCTCGAGGGAGCCTCCGAAGCGGGGCTCAAACCGCTGGCCCTCAACAAAGAAAAGGCTCCGCTGCTCGAGCGTCTTCAACACGCCTTGCTCGAAGCGGCCGCCGATGAGTTGATTCGCACCAATGGCGAGGTGGTGGCCCTGTATAGCGGTTTTCAGCACGGACGACTCGACTCGATCAGCCATCTACAACTCGACGAGCGAATGCGGCAATTGACCAGCCGCGATCTGCAGATGCTCGAGAGCCGAGTCCCGTTGAAGACGATCAAGGCGGTGATCGATTTGGCGGCACAGATCGGCCGCGAAGGCCGCGAAGGAAAGCCGGTGGGCACGCTGTTTGTCGTCGGCGACACTCGCAAAGTGATCGAGCATGCGAATGACAGCGGGGTCGATCCCTTCCGTGGTTACAACCGCAAACAACGTAATTTGCTCGACCGCAAGGTCCAAGAAGATGCCAAGGAAGTCGCTCAGCTCGACGGCGCGTTTATCATCGCCAGTGATGGGGTGATCGAAAAGAGTCGGCAAATGCTCGAGGTCTCGCACGAAGACCTCACGATGAGCAAAGGGTTGGGGGCCCGGCACTGGGCCGCCGCAGCGATTTCACGCAAGACCAAAGCGATCGCGGTCGTCGTCAGCCAATCCACCGGTACCGTCCGCTTGTACCAAGACGGTCATCTCGTGATGCGGATTGAGCCGATGGACAAGGCCGTGAAGTGGCAAGAGTTCAACTTTGAACCGCCTTCGTCGTCACCGCCTGATAATTAG
- a CDS encoding thymidine kinase, translating into MAKLYFYFSAMNAGKSTVLLQASYNYRERGMNTMILLPEMDTRFAAGKVTSRIGLSSEAITFNQSDNLFSVVHKEHDAKSIHAVFVDEAQFLTQLQVRQLSDVCDTLDIPVMTYGLRTDFQGHLFEGSEHLLAWSDTLSEIRTICHCGRKATMVLRMDAKGQPVKDGRQIQIGGNERYVSVCRQHFKDGMSVRRDDELPLL; encoded by the coding sequence ATGGCAAAGCTCTACTTTTATTTTTCCGCGATGAATGCTGGGAAATCGACTGTCCTGCTGCAAGCAAGCTACAACTATCGCGAGCGTGGGATGAATACGATGATCCTGCTGCCCGAAATGGATACTCGTTTCGCAGCCGGCAAAGTCACCTCCCGTATCGGCCTCAGCTCGGAGGCCATCACGTTCAATCAATCCGACAATCTGTTTTCCGTCGTCCACAAGGAGCATGACGCCAAATCGATTCACGCCGTGTTTGTGGACGAAGCCCAATTTTTGACCCAATTACAAGTGCGTCAATTGAGCGATGTGTGCGACACGCTCGACATTCCCGTGATGACCTATGGCTTGAGAACCGACTTTCAAGGCCACTTGTTCGAAGGCAGCGAGCACCTCTTGGCCTGGTCCGATACATTGTCCGAGATCAGGACGATTTGCCACTGTGGACGTAAAGCGACGATGGTGCTTCGCATGGATGCCAAAGGCCAACCCGTCAAAGATGGTCGGCAAATCCAAATCGGCGGCAACGAGCGTTACGTGTCGGTGTGCCGGCAACACTTCAAGGACGGCATGTCGGTTCGTCGCGATGACGAATTACCGCTGCTGTAG
- the rph gene encoding ribonuclease PH, producing MPATPRPADQLRNVQIELGYIPSNPASVLYRCEGTIVLCTASLAASVPPWLAGKGKGWVTAEYNMLPGSTTPRKPRDRGGKIDGRTTEIQRLIGRSLRAVVDLVKLGERSITVDCDVLQADGGTRTAAITGGFIALAKAIQIAVPGSRIGDGPIRDSIAAISAGIVNDVAHLDLDYQLDSAADVDMNVVMTGSGKFVEIQGTGEEATFDDDQLADLLRLAKQGIRELTTKQLQSLS from the coding sequence ATGCCCGCCACCCCTCGCCCCGCAGACCAACTTCGCAACGTCCAAATCGAACTGGGCTACATTCCGTCGAACCCTGCGAGCGTCTTGTATCGATGCGAAGGCACGATCGTGTTGTGCACCGCATCGCTCGCAGCCTCGGTTCCCCCCTGGCTTGCCGGCAAGGGCAAAGGCTGGGTCACGGCCGAGTACAACATGCTGCCGGGCAGCACCACGCCACGGAAACCGCGTGACCGTGGCGGCAAAATCGACGGCCGAACCACCGAGATCCAGCGTTTGATCGGACGCAGTCTGCGTGCGGTCGTCGATTTGGTCAAACTTGGCGAACGCTCGATCACCGTGGACTGTGACGTGTTGCAGGCCGACGGAGGAACGCGCACCGCCGCGATCACCGGCGGATTCATCGCACTGGCCAAAGCGATCCAGATCGCCGTTCCGGGAAGCCGCATCGGTGACGGCCCGATTCGTGATAGTATCGCCGCAATCAGCGCCGGAATCGTCAACGACGTCGCCCACTTGGACCTCGATTACCAATTGGATTCCGCTGCGGATGTCGACATGAACGTCGTCATGACCGGTTCGGGCAAGTTTGTCGAGATCCAAGGCACAGGCGAAGAGGCGACGTTTGACGATGATCAACTCGCCGATCTGTTGCGATTGGCCAAGCAAGGCATCCGAGAACTCACGACAAAACAACTCCAATCCCTCTCGTAG
- the argF gene encoding ornithine carbamoyltransferase, with translation MQHLRSLFDIEVHELQRILAASLSLKQRLAAGERPPILERRVIALLFQKPSLRTRVSFETGMAQLGGTSLFLGEEVGWGKRESPVDFTKVLGQFVDAVVCRAKKHEHVELLAGFNAMPVINGLTDLCHPCQAMADVLTVRESLGGYKDKHIVFVGDGNNVAQSVALCTAMLDMRFTLVCPPGYEMDSDWLRRIADRYPKAIIESATDPHRAVADADAIYTDVWTSMGQEAEMAARRAAFANFQVNEQLMASAPSHARVLHCLPAVRGEEITDAVIDSKQSDVIRQAGNRMHAQKGLLVWLLNRKWIDDHVQVDQSL, from the coding sequence ATGCAACACCTACGAAGTCTATTCGATATCGAAGTTCACGAATTACAACGCATTCTCGCGGCATCCTTGTCGTTGAAACAACGGTTGGCTGCGGGTGAACGTCCACCGATATTGGAACGTCGTGTGATCGCATTGCTGTTTCAGAAACCGAGTCTACGCACGCGTGTCAGCTTCGAAACGGGTATGGCACAACTGGGCGGCACCAGCCTGTTTCTGGGTGAAGAAGTCGGCTGGGGAAAACGCGAATCTCCGGTCGACTTTACCAAAGTGCTTGGCCAATTTGTGGATGCCGTGGTTTGCCGTGCCAAGAAACATGAACACGTTGAACTGTTAGCGGGTTTCAATGCGATGCCCGTGATCAACGGCTTGACCGATCTATGTCATCCTTGCCAAGCGATGGCCGATGTCTTGACCGTGCGTGAATCGTTGGGCGGCTACAAGGACAAACACATCGTCTTTGTTGGCGACGGCAATAACGTGGCCCAGTCCGTCGCGCTGTGCACGGCAATGCTCGACATGCGTTTCACCTTGGTGTGTCCGCCTGGTTACGAGATGGACTCCGATTGGCTGCGCCGCATTGCCGACCGCTACCCCAAAGCCATCATCGAATCCGCAACCGACCCGCATCGGGCGGTGGCCGATGCCGACGCGATCTATACCGATGTTTGGACGAGCATGGGTCAGGAAGCGGAAATGGCGGCCCGCCGCGCTGCGTTTGCCAATTTCCAAGTCAACGAACAATTGATGGCCAGCGCCCCGAGCCACGCCCGCGTGCTGCACTGTTTGCCTGCCGTGCGAGGCGAAGAGATCACCGACGCGGTCATCGACAGCAAACAAAGTGACGTCATCCGCCAAGCCGGCAACCGGATGCATGCCCAGAAAGGGCTGCTCGTTTGGCTGCTCAATCGCAAGTGGATCGACGACCATGTCCAAGTGGACCAAAGCCTCTAA